One region of Emys orbicularis isolate rEmyOrb1 chromosome 4, rEmyOrb1.hap1, whole genome shotgun sequence genomic DNA includes:
- the MUC15 gene encoding mucin-15, with the protein MLPSSGILFILLPVSLWWTRSNGYSTTVRTNTDNSSTTDMTSPTHQGTSHQLDLTGTNGITTPAISHVTPTTANKNATTKSTVIEINTQSNSVSQRSTNGTGLFSTSHVDKGSTDGTNTPAKNVNRISPSSTISITMSDLSTATESNMPTNAGVSSKTEAKNFTSVTYKTSSTAAISTKDSLKSSTEVSFMNSPSNTLTTLSTHQSGSVTTDFKTISQTTKNVHQNFTNHSIVPSNPKEPNKENRHSAGVVLGATVGAILGSALIGLIGYFICGKRKSGSFSHQRLYDDTRSEPGLRLDNSSHDVSFGDLSYYNPSTTNEPAAQNSRGRPYDGIPMGDMTSSQPPA; encoded by the exons ATGCTGCCTTCCAGTggaattctttttattttactgCCGGTTAGTTTATGGTGGACCAGAAGCAATGGTTACAGTACTACAGTCAGAACAAACACTGACAATAGTTCAACTACAGATATGACTTCACCTACACACCAAGGAACTTCACATCAGCTAGATCTTACTGGAACTAACGGAATAACTACTCCTGCTATAAGCCATGTTACCCCAACAACGGCCAATAAAAATGCAACAACAAAAAGTACAGTAATAGAGATTAACACTCAAAGTAACAGTGTATCTCAGAGATCCACTAATGGCACAGGGTTATTTTCGACTTCACATGTGGATAAGGGTTCAACAGATGGCACAAATACCCCTGCCAAAAATGTCAACAGAATCTCACCATCTTCAACAATATCCATAACCATGAGCGACTTGTCCACAGCGACTGAAAGCAACATGCCTACAAATGCTGGTGTATCATCGAAAACGGAAGCCAAAAACTTCACTTCAGTCACCTATAAGACCAGTTCTACTGCAGCAATCTCCACCAAAGACTCTCTAAAGAGCTCCACAGAAGTCTCATTCATGAACAGTCCATCAAATACACTGACCACATTATCCACACACCAGAGTGGCAGTGTCACAACAGACTTCAAAACAATTTCACAGACTACAAAAAACGTACACCAGAATTTCACCAACCATTCTATAGTCCCATCAAATCCGAAAGAACCCAACAAAG agAATCGCCACAGTGCAGGAGTAGTGCTTGGTGCGACTGTAGGAGCCATTCTAGGATCTGCATTAATTGGTCTGATTGGGTACTTTATATGTGGGAAGAGAAAGTCTGGCTCATTTTCCCATCAGCGACTTTATGATGACACAAGGAGTGAACCAG GTCTCCGATTAGATAATTCATCTCATGATGTGAGCTTTGGTGATTTGTCTTACTACAATCCCAGCACAACAAATGAGCCAGCAGCACAGAACAGCAGAGGAAGACCATATGATGGCATTCCAATGGGTGACATGACTTCATCTCAACCCCCAGCATAA